GCGTGATGAAAGAATTTGCAACCAAAGAAGGCGACACAGGTTCGCCCGAAGTTCAGGTTGCTATCCTGTCGTCCCGCATCGCGACCCTTACCGAGCATTTCAAGACCCACAAGAAAGACAACCACGGTCGCCGTGGCCTTTTGAAAATGGTCGCCCTGCGCCGCAAGCTGCTGGACTACACCAAAGCCAAAGACGAAGCCCGTTATCAGGACCTCATCAAACGCCTTGGCATCCGCCGCTAAACGCACAATCGGTTACGATTTGAAACGCTCGCCACTCTGGCGGGCGTTTTGCGTTTGGTGG
This portion of the Octadecabacter sp. SW4 genome encodes:
- the rpsO gene encoding 30S ribosomal protein S15, which gives rise to MSITAEEKARVMKEFATKEGDTGSPEVQVAILSSRIATLTEHFKTHKKDNHGRRGLLKMVALRRKLLDYTKAKDEARYQDLIKRLGIRR